tggatgtttctgaagagctggtggctgtggtgaccacagaggtggtggagggccaggtgaccctagaaattgtagtgggtgttgaggttccagtggtgctggtgggtgtggtgtctgtagaggtggtgatgggtgtggaggaaggaaaggtgcttgttcccaaggttgtagtagaggtgctggtggttgtggggctttgagaggtgctggtggtcatggtggctgtaggagtgaaggtgtctgtggaggttgcagcagtgctggctgctgtggacgtttccgaggtgcttctcgaggtggatgtttctgaagagctggtggctgtggtgaccacagaggtggtggagggcgaggtgaccattgaaattgtagtgggtgttgaggtttcagtggtgctggtgggtgtggtgtctgtagaggtggtgatgggtgtggaggaaggatgtgTACTTGTTctcaaggttgtagtagaggtgctggtggttgtggggctttcagaggtgctggtggtcatggtggctgtaggagcgaaggtgtctgtggaggttgcagcagtgctggctgctgtggacgtttccgaggtgcttctcgaggtggatgtttctgaagagctggtggctgtggtgaccacagaggtggtggagggcgaggtgaccattgaaattgtagtgggtgttgaggttccagtggtgctggtgggtgtggtgtctgtagaggtggtgatgggtgtggaggaaggaaaggtgcttgttcccaaggttgtagtagaggtgctggtggttgtggggcttgtagaggtgctggtggtcatggtggctgtaggagcgaaggtgtctgtggaggttgcagcagtgctggttgctgtggacgtttccgaggtgcttctcgaggtggatgtttctgaagagctggtggctgtggtgcccacagaggtggtggagggcgaggtgaccattgaaatagAATTGgctgttgaggtttcagtggtgctggcgggagtggtgtctgtagaggtggtgatgggtgtggaggaaggaaaggtgcttgttcccaaggttgtagtagaggtgctggtggttgtggggctttcagaggtgctggtggtcatggtggctgtaggagcgaaggtgtctgtggaggttgcagcagtgctggctgctgtggacgtttccgaggtgcttctcgaggtggatgtttctgaagagctggtggctgtggtgaccacagaggtggtggagggcgaggtgaccattgaaattgtagtgggtgttgaggttccagtggtgctggtgggtgtggtgtctgtagaggtggtgatgggtgtggaggaaggaaaggtgcttgttcccaaggttgtagtagaggtgctggtggttgtggggctttgagaggtgctggtggtcatggtggctgtaggagcgaaggtgtctgtggaggttgcagcagtgctggctgctgtggacatttccgaggtgcttctcgaggtggatgtttctgaagagctggtggctgtggtgaccacagaggtggtggagggcgaggtgaccattgaaattgtagtggcTGTTGAGGTTTCAGAGGTGCtggcgggtgtggtgtctgtagaggtggtgatgggtgtggaggaaggaaaggtgcttgttcccaaggttgtagtagaggtgctggtggttgtggggcttgtagaggtgctggtggtcatggtggctgtaggagcgaaggtgtctgtggaggttgcagcagtgctggctgctgtggacgtttccgaggtgcttctcgaggtggatgtttctgaagagctggtggctgtggtgaccagagaggtggtggagggccaggtgaccctagaaattgtagtgggtgttgaggttccagtggtgctggcgggtgtggtgtctgtagaggtggtgatgggtgtggaggaaggaaaggtgcttgttcccaaggttgtagtagaggtgctggtggttgtggggcttgtagaggtgctggtggtcatggtggctgtaggagtgaaggtgtctgtggaggttgcagtagtgctggctgctgtggacgtttccgaggtgcttctcgaggtggatgtttctgaagagctggtggctgtggtgaccacagaggtggtggagggcgaggtgaccattgaaactgtagtgggtgttgaggttccagtggtgctggtgggtgtggtgtctctAGAGGTgctgatgggtgtggaggaaggaaaggtgcttgttcccaaggttgtagtagaggtgccggtggttgtggggctttgagaggtgctggtggtcatggtggctgtaggagtgaaggtgtctgtggaggttgcagcagtgctggctgctgtggacatttccgaggtgcttctcgaggtggatgtttctgaagagctggtggctgtggtgaccacagaggtggtggagggcgaggtgaccctaggaattgtagtgggtgttgaggtttcagtggtgctggtgggtgtggtgtctgtagaggtggtgatgggtgtggaggaaggatgtgtacttgttcccaaggttgtagtagaggtgccggtggttgtggggctttgagaggtgctggtggtcatggtggctgtaggagtgaaggtgtccgcggaggttgcagcagtgctggctgctgtggacatttccgaggtgcttctcgaggtggatgtttctgaagagctggtggctgtggtgaccacagaggtggtggagggcgaggtgaccccaggaattgtagtgggtgttgaggtttcagtggtgctggtgggtgtggtgtctgtagaggtggtgatgggtgtggaggaaggaaaggtgcttgttcccaaggttgtagtagaggtgctggtggctgtggggctttcagaggtgctggtggtcatggtggctgtaggagtgaaggtgtctgtggaggttgcagcagtgctggctgctgtggacatttccgaggtgcttctcgaggtggatgtttctgaagagctggtggctgtggtgaccacagaggtggtggagggcgaggtgaccctagaaattgtagtgggtgttgaggtttcattggtgctggtgggtgtggtgtctgtagaggtggtgatgggtgtggaggaaggaaaggtgcttgttcccaaggttgtagtagaggtgctggtggttgtggggctttgagaggtgctggtggtcatggtggctgtaggagtgaaggtgtctgtggaggttgcagcagtgctggctgctgtggacgtttccgaggtgcttctcgaggtggatgtttctgaagagctggtggctgtggtgaccacagaggtggtggagggcgaggtgaccattgaaatagAAGTGgctgttgaggttccagtggtgctggtaggtgtggtgtctgtagaggtggtgatgggtgtggaggaaggatgtgtacttgttcccaaggttgtagtagaggtgccggtggttgtggggctttgagaggtgctggtggtcatggtggctgtaggagtgaaggtgtctgtggaggttgcagcagtgctggctgctgtggacgtttctgaggtgcttctcgaggtggatgtttctgaagagctggtggctgtggtgaccacagaggtggtggagggcgaggtgaccattgaaattggAGTGGGTGTTGAagtttcagtggtgctggtgggtgtggtgtctgtagaggtggtgatgggtgtggaggaaggatgtgtacttgttcccaaggttgtagtagaggtgccggtggttgtggggctttgagaggtgctggtggtcatggtggctgtaggagtgaaggtgtctgtggaggttgcagcagtgctggctgctgtggacgtttctgaggtgcttctcgaggtggatgtttctgaagagctggtggctgtggtgaccacagaggtggtggagggcgaggtgaccattgaaattggagtgggtg
This Chroicocephalus ridibundus unplaced genomic scaffold, bChrRid1.1 SCAFFOLD_332, whole genome shotgun sequence DNA region includes the following protein-coding sequences:
- the LOC134509446 gene encoding uncharacterized protein LOC134509446 encodes the protein MPMLSLPHRRGSVVVNYKVMLHLTTATSSSETSTSRSTSEMSTAASATSSSETSTSRSTSETSTAASSSETSTSRSTSETSTAASTAATSTDTFAPTATMTTSTSTSPTTTSTSTTTLGTATSTAATSTDTFAPTATMTTSTS